The Poecile atricapillus isolate bPoeAtr1 chromosome 6, bPoeAtr1.hap1, whole genome shotgun sequence genome contains the following window.
CCTCCTCCGGGGGCTCGCAGGCAGACGCAGACTCGCTCggctgctcctggctcttcTTTAGCCTGCGGGAGCGGAGGAAGCAGGAGTTACACGGCTGCTCCCCAAGCTCTGAAATGCCCCAAAACAGCCTGCGAGGCTCCAGCCCTCCCAGACCTCGGCCAAGAGTGgccacagcacaggcaggctCCAGccagcctcctcctccacagagcCTGCCTCACGCTCTGCCTGCGGCCCAAACAGCCCCAACCCTGCGGGGAACTGCCTTTAATCCAACCCTTTCACTGCCTGCCTATCCCACCAGGGACTTTCCCAACCTTAATGTTCGCATGAATCTATTCCAAGTGTTACAGACCTCCACAGTCATTGAGTCCGATCTTCCCCACCTTCATTCCCCAAAATATCATCTGCTAAAAGCAGGATGGGTGAGGAGGTGCCACGGGGGAACGGGGGCAGTGTCACACGTGTGTTACATCCCAGAAGCCTCTTTACAGCGTATTTTATTTAATGGCAGTTAATAATCCCTGATCTTGCCTCCCTTTGTGGccagaaacatttttcatacACAGGCAGCACCTGAGCTTCTCTGCTGACAGCAGTCACCGGGGGCTAAGCCAGCAGCAAGGTGCTCCTGGCTGTCAGACACTGCACTGATTCCTAAGGGAACTAAGAGAAAGGAGtatttttccctgaaaacaCCACCCCACACACTCACTTCTCTCTGTTGAAGATGACGAAGTCCTGCTGGATAGCTTCAAGGCATTCCTGGAGATAGTCATTTTCCtattgaagaaaaacaaaacacgCATAAGCAGCTCCATTTGCATCTCTTTGTTGCCTGCAGCCCCTAGAGCTCCCAGCTGTGTTCAGGAGCCCCCAGCTGTGTTCAGGAGCCTCCAGATGTGTTCAGGAGCCTCCAGATGTGTTcaggagcccccagcagtgTTCAGGAGCCCCCACCCCCAAACCTCAGCCCAacagctggaggcagcagggctggctgccaTGTGGCTTTCAGCAGGGGCTTGTgccacccacagcagcagtttTCCATAAAACACAGATCACACTGCTCCTGATGTGAACACAGTGCATTTATCCGTGTGTCCTGGATCTGGGGAGTGCTGTCAGCCCAAAGGAagcacagccagagcccagcacacagctcacagacacagggagctgctgccttgtgcCAAGGTTCGcgcagccctggggctgtgtggtGCCAGAGGCTGAGCACACCGGGCTGCCCAGACCTCTGCTGCTCATTTCACTTGCCAAAGTACCCACTACTGTGAAAGTTTGGTCAAACTTCCATAAGAGGAATATGTGGTTGTTGAAATTACTCCAATGGGCAAATGCTTTCATCAATATAAACCCGTGTCCTGCACAGTGTGGCAGTAACAGCTGCAATACCCGCCCAAATCCAGCCTTTTCCCAGCTGGATGTTACCCCAGGCAGCACATACAGACTGGGAGCTGTCTTTGCTGTTATCCCTTGACTTGTTCTTTGCGagcctcttcttcttcttgtgcAGGGGCCTTGACTCCAGAATCATCTCCTCCAGCTCGAAGGTGGGGTCGCAGTGCAGGCGGCCCTTCTGCCAGGACACACCACACGACTCACGTCAGGcacagcagagacacagaaacCACTTCCCCCTCAGAAACCTCTGCTCTCCCAGCGGTTCCTCCAGTctggggagcagcccctgctcgggatggggacacgggtCACTGTCACTCACGTTGGGGACGAAGCCCGGCTCCACGCGCTTCTCGCACACGTCGCTCCAGACCACGCTGGACAGGTGAGCCGAGGCCTGGATGTGGGCCAGGCAGGAGAAGCGATGCTCAGGATTCACTGtcagcagctggggagggaaaagcGTCGGGAATAAAGCATTGCAGAGAAGGGCTCTCCTGCCAGAGGAGGAAGACAAgacacccagcagcagcctgcctGGGCCAGCTGCAGTGGTTCAGCCATGCCAAAGAGCCTTTTTGCTGTGGGAAATAGATAACTTACTGCAGGAAAAATACCTAAGAAGATGTTCTGCAGGTACCCCAGCGCTCTGGGGGGACGTGGGGGTCCCCTCCCGGCTGCTGGCACATTCCCGGTGAGAGGCTGGATTCCCTGGAAGCCTGGCTGCCCAGCAGATGGCAATGCAAACCTGCCGAACGCACCACCTCTGCCAGCAACGCTGCTCCTCATTAAACCGAATCTAATGATGCAAATTACCCACCCTGCATTAACTCATTCAGAGGCACTTGCTGCCGGCAGTGGCTGTATCTTTCCTACAGCAAACTCGCCAGTTACTCTTCAGAGTTCTCAAGCAAGCCATGGCTAAAGCAGCCGCCCCAACACATCCCAgctttctccagcagcagcagcatgaggaaagcagcagagcaTTCCATAGAGCTGGGACCCCCCAGCAGCTCTCACAACCCCTGCAGCCCcaaaggagcagggagagggagcagccagtgctgcagcacagcacgtGTGCTCCACatcccctgccatccctgccaggagaggagaggagaggctgggatgctGGAAGACACAATTCTAGCCCAGCTGGGAATCTGACTGTCACACCAAAGCCAGCCTCAAACATCGTGCATCTTATTACAGGGATAATAAACACATAACACACATAATTAATCATGGAGTCCCAGACTGGATTGGGCTGGAAGCTCcttcagtgccaccccagccatggcagggacaccttcccctgtcccagctgctccagccccaatgtccagcctggccttgggcactgccagggatccaggggcagccccagctgctctgggcacctgtgccaggctctgcccaccctgccaggaacaattcctgcccaaaatcccatccagccctgccctctggcactgggagccattccctggctcctgtccctccatcccttgtcctcAGTCcgtctccagctctcctggagcccctttaggccctggaaggggctttAAGGTCTCACTGAAGCCTTTCCTTTTCAGGGTTTAACATCCATAACTCTCCCAGCCTGTATTTTGTatattatgattattattacTCTTATTATTCATTGTTTATTAATATGCTGATAATTTTCCAGCTAGTCCTGCCTGCACATTAACTGCCATCCAACCCAAAGCCACCCCAGAAGGACAATTCATCCAACAATTCATCCAACTGCACCCCAGAAGGAGCATTCACCTTCCGCAGCAGCGCGACCATCTCCTTGGACCAGGCTGAGGAGTACTGCACGCTGACCGTGCTGAAGAGCTGCACCAGAGACTCCACGGGGTTGTTGGAGTGGATGTCATACGGCCTCTGGGGACAAGAGCACAAAGGTGAGGAGTCCCCTCTCCCTGTTCAGCCGGAGCACACGATCCGAGGGCCGGGGTGGCCGGTGCCCTACCCAGCCCCGCAGCAGCTCGTAGGCCATGATTCCCAGAGACCACCAGTCCACCTCGAAGGAATAGCCCGTCCCGCCGCTCAGGAACGAGTGGAAAATCTCTGGGGCTGAGCAGAAAGGGATAACATGCAACAGGTTATTTGTTGTTCTCTATTCCAGCATGTCATGTCAGTCAGTGCACAACGCTCACAGTGGTTTTCATGCTCGAGGGGAGGCTGTGTGAGGAgggggaacagcagcagcagcagcagcagcagccgtgTGCCTGCCCTcactgggaactgggagctggccacctgcagggacagccctcccaacacagcacagcacaaccACGGGACCCCCAGAGACACCAAGGGCAAGGCTGGAgccagggagggagggcaggaggaggaggctgggtGGGATGAGAAGGGCAGGGTGGGATGGAGGGGACTGCACAGGATGTAATGcagaggatgggatgggatggggtgggatgggatgggatgggatgggatgggatgggatgggatgggatgggatgggatgggatgggatgggatgggatgggatgggatgggatgggatgggatgggatgggatgggatgggatgggatgggatgggatgggatggggtgacATGCCAACCATGATGCCTTCACACTGGGATTTCCCCTTGTCAGACAGTCAGGCTCTGCTGGAGGACCTGGGCACGAGCACCAAGGCCCCACATTACCTGGACacccctgccccagccagggCCCATCAGGCAGCGTGTGCTGAGCACTCAAAACGTGACACAGGCACGAGAGCAGAGATTGTTTCTTACCCATGTATGGCTTTGTCCCAGCCAATGCTGTCGCTCTTTCACCGTCCCTAATGATTGTTGCAATATTAAAATCTGTTAAATGGGCATGACCTTAAATAAAGACACATTTAAAGAAGGAATTAATGGCAGTGCAGTGGCAATGCAGAGTCAGAACACATTTGTTTCATAAGCTTCTGCCATCAGACAGGGTAGCACAGACATGGGCAGGTCAGGATCAGATCCCATGGAATAGCCATAAAAAGTTTCCCAGGATTTGGGCTGGCCAGGTGATTAAAGGGTAGGGAGCTTTGGGTGTTGATTTTAAATCACACTTGGAGCTAGCCAGTAACCCCCAGCAGCTTCAGCACTGGCCAAATTGCTCTGGCCAGAAGCTACAGGAGTGAGAAAGACACCAGGGAAACACtatcatagaaccacagaatgtttgggttggaagggacttaaaagatcatcttgttccacacTCCAGCCATGGAGCTTCCACTAGACATGGGTGTTCCTgtcactgcagctgctgaactGCAATggctccaggttcccagggctgaaGGAGGGCTGCCTATCCGTGCTGACCACAGCACACTGGACAGGCCAGGTGGGTGATCCTCTCCTTAAAAAGCACAGGGATGTTCAGCCAAACATGATCCagcaaaagcagagcagctttCCCCACACTTTCCCCAGGTAAAAAGATGCCCAGTACCCAGGACTACAAAGAATCTGTCCCTGGAATGAATGAGGGAGCAAGCAAAGAGGAGCAGAGTGATCCTACCTTGTTCATCGAGGAGGATGTTGTCTGGTTTTACATCtctgggaaaagaaggaagattACAGCAGATGGAATCTCAGCCAGACCAGGGATGAGACTCAATGACAACAATCCTGCAATTGTTTATCTATCAAAAAATTaggaacaaataaaacaaagataTTCTCACATGAGGCAAGCCCCTTTATAATGGACTAGGAATAGTCTTTTCCTGGGCAACTTGGTGAAAAACTGGAAGCATTAGACTTGTTCAGGCCTCATTCCCAAGGAGAAGGAATAACATTTCTGTGGGTATTTGTGTGAAGCCCTGGATGGCTTTAACACCTGCCCTGAAATGTTCAGCCCCCGGTGGAGCATCAGCCTCGCTGTGAGtggtggggagcaggagcagcacggACAGCAGCCCGTGGGTTACCTGTGGATGATGTGCTGGCTCCGCAGGTAGTCGAGAGCCAGCGCCATCTCACAGATGTAGAGTTTGACCGTTTCCTCGGTGAACTGAACGTTCTGCTGCAGGTGATAGCGCAGGTCACCTCCCAGCAGCAGGTCCACCACCATGAACATGTCCTCCTCGTCCTGGAAGGAATACCTGCAGGAGTGGGGAGCGGCTGAGCCTCACTAGACTCACAAACCCAGCCAGGCTTTTCCCTCTCCTGATTACACAGCTCCTGGGAGAGCTGCACAAGGCCCCACTATGggcacagaatcccagaaaagcTCTCTCTGagtccagccattcccagcactgaccacgtccccagctgccacagccacgtggcttttaaatccctccagggatggggactctaCCACTGCCCCaagcagctgttccagggctgggcagcctTTTTGGATAGAAAATtttccccagtatcccccctGAACatgccctggcccagcctgagactgttccctctcctgtccctgttcctggcagcagagcacgacccccccggctgtcccctcctgccagggacttgtgcagagccagaaattccccctgagcctcctttgctccagcctgagccccttcccagctccctcaggaattctccagccccttcccagctccctcaggaattctccagccccttcccagctccctcaggaattctccagccccttcccagctccctcaggaattctccagccccttcccagctccctcaggaattctccagccctttcccagctccctcaggaattctccagccctttcccagctccctcaggaattctccagccctttcccagctccctcaggaattttccagccccttcccagctctgttccctgccctgaacacgctccagcccctccaggtccTTGCAGTGATGGGCCCAAAACTGAAGATGCAGTTTTGCTGCTTGCACCTTCGCAATCAAGCAAGTCCAGCTCAAGATGCTCGCTTGTTTTTCAAATCAATTCCTCCACTAAGCAATGCTTCCCTGGAAAGATGAGTATCCCAGGTAATGTCCCCCTGCTCaccccatccctgagcagctgtgccatgtcagcccagcagcacagagctcaggctctgccaGCCAGACACTTCAGAGAAACTTCACATTTTCAACTGCAAACAATCTCATAAAACCTACTTAAAATATCTCACCCTATCTTGAAGATGAATTGGAAAACACAACTGCTAATTTAACCAGATAAACCAGAAAAAGAGATTTATATTTACTATGGAGTAAACCGCCTCTCTAAATCTGCCGTGGGTCCCACGGGAGACTGACAGCAGTGGGGATACACCAAAACAACGCTCATTGTTATATTTGGTGACTGCAGTTCCAAGGAAAGAGTATGTGGGATTGTATAATACTCATGAATCACTCACTTCTGCTCCCATCTTAAATATAGGTTTATTCTAAAACTATGAGCCAAAAGGGTTTGCTATGGGAGCAAGTTCTCTCCAGAACTTCATTGCTTGTTGGGAAAAACATTCACAATTGctaagaaactgaaaaatatcaaTATTAACTCTACTGGCTATTCTGGAGCAATGGatcaacaaaataaatgtgaCACATCACCCACTTCCATCACTTTGGGTATAAAACTTCCTCAGTTTTTAGAGGTGTCCCCCTCCCCGGCAGCCTGGCACACATCCAGCACTGCTGGAGTGGGAGGGGACCCTTCACTGGGCAGCAAGGCTGAGGAAGGACAGATCATCCatcacctggagcagcaggtgccAAGGCCAAGGGCTCACCCCAAACTAACCAATGACCTTAGGATATAATGCTCTACTTCCTAAAACTGTGAATTAgtttttcctgcaaaatttGGTAATGATGTGTCCGAGCTCCAAAGGAACGTGTTTCATTTGGCCAGCGAGCGTGGGGCAGAGCACACCAAGGGATGCTGAGGGGTTGGTGTGGCGGTAGGGCAGGTGAGACAGACTGCAGCCtttgctgctggcactgcctggacAGGACACATTCCACAGGCAACCATGACTCAAGCTATTTGTTAGATTACAACCTGATTTTAAGAGTGTTTTTGAAAATTAGACCCTAAAACGTTGCTCAGTAATGAGGATACTTCTGCCAGTGCACACACAGTGAAGTCATTATTGAGCAACTGGAAATGTCACTCTTTGCAGTgatctgctgctgaaaatgtTATGGGAACCCCTGGAATTATCAGGTGTGTGGCTGTGTGAGCACTGGAGGCACAGGGGAGGGAGCTGCTCACCAGAGATTCACCAGGAAGACGTGCTCGATCTCCTGCAGGATCTCCAGCTCTCTGAAGACGTTGCGCACCTCGTCCCTCTCGATGCACTGCTGCTTGTTCATGTACTTCATGGCGTACATCTTCTCCGTGTCCCTCTTCTGCACGATGCACACCTGGGCCAGGAGGAGAAAACCCTCAGGAACACGTTCCACATCCTCATCCGCTGCTTTGGGAGCCCAGACTCGCTCTGCTCGGCCCCTCAGCCCCCCAGCCAGCCCCGATccccaggctgaggctggggacagcatCATCATCCCCGCTCCCagcgccgggcccggccggggGAGCAGCGCTTTGCTGCAGCCCGGGGGAACCGCAGCCGCCTGCAGGGCTCCAGGGCAGGCTCCGGAGAGCTTTCCGGAGGAACAGCTTTTCCTACAATCGTGTCTGGGAGCTGTGCGAGTGTGCTGGCTCTGCATGGAGAGCGGGGCAGGCAGCCACAGGGTTCCCTTCCAGCCTCGTGTCCAGGGAGGGTTTCACCTGCCCCGCACATCCCCGTGCTCGGGAAGGGGTAAAAAACCCCTTTGGGTCAGCAGAAAGCGACTAAAATGCGAATGTGTGACAAGAAGGAAGCCGTGGCCCGGGGGGATACCCCGGACAGAGCCCGGAGCCCGCTGGGGGCCCTGGCCGCCTCCTCAGCTCCGCTAATGGCACCTTAATTACCAAGGTGACTGCTTGTAAAAGAGCTAATTAGCTCTCACGGTGactatttttaaatgaactaATGGCGTGTCTACGTGTGCTGTAATGATGTGTGCCCTCTGCTCATTATCAGACACGCTGCTAATG
Protein-coding sequences here:
- the STK32C gene encoding serine/threonine-protein kinase 32C isoform X3 codes for the protein MYAMKYMNKQQCIERDEVRNVFRELEILQEIEHVFLVNLWYSFQDEEDMFMVVDLLLGGDLRYHLQQNVQFTEETVKLYICEMALALDYLRSQHIIHRDVKPDNILLDEQGHAHLTDFNIATIIRDGERATALAGTKPYMAPEIFHSFLSGGTGYSFEVDWWSLGIMAYELLRGWRPYDIHSNNPVESLVQLFSTVSVQYSSAWSKEMVALLRKLLTVNPEHRFSCLAHIQASAHLSSVVWSDVCEKRVEPGFVPNKGRLHCDPTFELEEMILESRPLHKKKKRLAKNKSRDNSKDSSQSENDYLQECLEAIQQDFVIFNREKLKKSQEQPSESASACEPPEEAEAEPLPMCSSVCSSGSS
- the STK32C gene encoding serine/threonine-protein kinase 32C isoform X2 — protein: MFHWSKWKKRMGASASSSKRPVFDEREDVNFDHFQILRAIGKGSFGKVCIVQKRDTEKMYAMKYMNKQQCIERDEVRNVFRELEILQEIEHVFLVNLWYSFQDEEDMFMVVDLLLGGDLRYHLQQNVQFTEETVKLYICEMALALDYLRSQHIIHRDVKPDNILLDEQGHAHLTDFNIATIIRDGERATALAGTKPYMAPEIFHSFLSGGTGYSFEVDWWSLGIMAYELLRGWRPYDIHSNNPVESLVQLFSTVSVQYSSAWSKEMVALLRKLLTVNPEHRFSCLAHIQASAHLSSVVWSDVCEKRVEPGFVPNGRLHCDPTFELEEMILESRPLHKKKKRLAKNKSRDNSKDSSQSENDYLQECLEAIQQDFVIFNREKLKKSQEQPSESASACEPPEEAEAEPLPMCSSVCSSGSS
- the STK32C gene encoding serine/threonine-protein kinase 32C isoform X1, with translation MFHWSKWKKRMGASASSSKRPVFDEREDVNFDHFQILRAIGKGSFGKVCIVQKRDTEKMYAMKYMNKQQCIERDEVRNVFRELEILQEIEHVFLVNLWYSFQDEEDMFMVVDLLLGGDLRYHLQQNVQFTEETVKLYICEMALALDYLRSQHIIHRDVKPDNILLDEQGHAHLTDFNIATIIRDGERATALAGTKPYMAPEIFHSFLSGGTGYSFEVDWWSLGIMAYELLRGWRPYDIHSNNPVESLVQLFSTVSVQYSSAWSKEMVALLRKLLTVNPEHRFSCLAHIQASAHLSSVVWSDVCEKRVEPGFVPNKGRLHCDPTFELEEMILESRPLHKKKKRLAKNKSRDNSKDSSQSENDYLQECLEAIQQDFVIFNREKLKKSQEQPSESASACEPPEEAEAEPLPMCSSVCSSGSS